Genomic DNA from Lentisphaerota bacterium:
GCTGCAATCAGTTCGCCAGCCGTTGTGCCGAGACGCGTGCAGAGCAGCCGGTCGGCCGACGTCGGCGTGCCGCCGCGCTGGACATGGCCGAGCTGGGTCATGCGCGCCTCGACGCCCGTCAGCGCCTGCAGCTCGCGGACGATTCGGTTGACCATCGGTTCGCGGATCATCAGCGGTTCCTGCCGAGCAGCGGGGTCGGCACCGCCGTCATCGCCTGTTTTCTCCGGTTTGTTCTTGCCGTTCTTCTTTCCGCCGGGAACGCCGTTGCCTTTGCCCGGAGCGGAACCGATGGCCGTTGCGCCTTCGGCCACGGCGATAATGGAGAAACGCTTGCCGCTCTGACGCCGGATGTTCAGAAAGTCGGCGATCACGCGGAGGTCGTAGGGGATCTCCGGAATCAGGATCACATCCGCGCCGCCCGCGATGCCCGCGCCAAGGGCCAGCCAGCCCGCCGTGTGCCCCATCAACTCAAGCGCGATGATGCGGTGGTGACTGGTGGCAGTGGTGTGAAGCCGGTCGATGGCCTCGGTGGCGATGCTTTTCGCCGTGTCGAAACCGAAGCAGGTGTCGGTCATCGCGACGTCGTTGTCGATCGTCTTGGGCAGCGTGATGATATTGACGCCGCCTTTTTTCGCGAGTCGGAACGCATTGTTCTGAGTCCCGTTGCCTCCCAGGCAGACTAGGCAGTCGAGATGCATGCGGCGGGCGTTGGTGATCGCCACGTCGGTCATGTCCATCACCGTGCCCCCCATATCCATCTTGTGCGGCTTGTCGCGGCTGGAGCCCAGGATCGTGCCGCCGACGGTCAGGATGCCGCTGACCATGCGGTCATCGAGCGTCATGAACCGGTTTTCGACCAGCCCCCGGAAGCCATCCAGAAAACCGACCACCTGGATGTCATGGTGCAGCGCCGATTTCGCCACCGCGCGGATCGCCGCGTTCAGTCCGGGACAATCTCCGCCGGCGGTGAGGATCCCGATGCAGCGGTGGGGATTCATTTTTCTTTTCATGCGCTCGTCCTTTGATGCGCTAACCCCGGAGCGGCTGATTCCGCCGATAGGGTTCAAGCCGGGTTGGTTTCGTCTGCGTTAAACGGGTGCTTGCGGTCTGGGCCTCATCGAAAAGCACGCGCTGGCTGCGGCAGGGCGGGGTCTTTCCGGAGGGGCGGCAACGCCGATACGTTCCGTCAGGCAAAAGCCTGTGCGCCTGGACCGTGTCCTTAAAGTAGGTTTTCAGGATTTTCTGCAAGCGGCTCCGCGCCACCGGGCACAGGATCGGGACCATCAGTTCCACCCGCTTGTCGAGATTCCGCTGCATGCCGTCAGCGCTGGAGATGAACAGGCGTTCGTGGCCTCCGTTGTAAAAGCTGAAGAGGCGGGCGTGCTCGAGAAAACGGTCAATGATGCTGACGACCTCAATGTGCTCGCTGAGACCGTTGACGCCCGGCCGCAGGCAGCAGGTGCCGCGGATATTCAGCCGGACCCTGACGCCCGCCCGCGAGGCCGCGTACAGCGCCTCGATCAGCGTCTCGTCGGTCAGCGCGTTCATCTTGAGTATGATCTGCGCCTTTTCGCGGTTCGCGGCGCGGGCCGTCTCATCGGTGATCAGCCGCAGGAGCGCTGTCCGGAGCGTGAAGGGCGCCATGGCCAGCCGCCTCAGCGCTTGCGGCTCGGACGCGCCGGTGACCGCGTTAAAAAAGTCGGACGCATCGGCGCCGAAGTCCGGGGCGCAGGTGAACAGTCCCACGTCGCTGTAGAGCAGGGCCGTCCGCTCGTTGTAGTTGCCGGTTCCAAAATGCACGT
This window encodes:
- a CDS encoding ATP-dependent 6-phosphofructokinase, encoding MNPHRCIGILTAGGDCPGLNAAIRAVAKSALHHDIQVVGFLDGFRGLVENRFMTLDDRMVSGILTVGGTILGSSRDKPHKMDMGGTVMDMTDVAITNARRMHLDCLVCLGGNGTQNNAFRLAKKGGVNIITLPKTIDNDVAMTDTCFGFDTAKSIATEAIDRLHTTATSHHRIIALELMGHTAGWLALGAGIAGGADVILIPEIPYDLRVIADFLNIRRQSGKRFSIIAVAEGATAIGSAPGKGNGVPGGKKNGKNKPEKTGDDGGADPAARQEPLMIREPMVNRIVRELQALTGVEARMTQLGHVQRGGTPTSADRLLCTRLGTTAGELIAARHYNVMVGVKGDTCVPVPLEQVAGIIRTVPIDHPWIRAARLVGTCMGDRPN